In a single window of the Acipenser ruthenus chromosome 20, fAciRut3.2 maternal haplotype, whole genome shotgun sequence genome:
- the LOC117425694 gene encoding G1/S-specific cyclin-E1-like codes for MSRKCVQTEIKTITKNDVTKESARSRKRKADVAIYLQDPDEEVAEMTKKKQYEIQTCWSSATGCTSPCRLLPTPDKEVDEPVIMNTGSCMQYRFKNIFVTPVRSSPLPVLGWANKDDVWNNLLKKDRTYLRDKHFMERHPHLQPKMRAILLDWLMEVCEVYKLHRETFYLAQDFFDRFMATQTDVVKTRLQLIGIASLFVAAKLEEIYPPKLYQFAYVTDGACTEDEILDMELIVMKELKWSLSPLTTLSWLNIYMQVAYLKENTETSKLLIPHYPQATFVQIAELMDLCVLDVGCLEYAYGVLAASALFHFSSLELVQKVSGFEWRDIEECVRWMVPFAMSIREVGSSGLKKFKGISPEDTHNIQTHSVLLEWLDRASAHRAVCSEKGRNSPVPSGVLTPPQSSEKTEMLKS; via the exons TACTTGCAGGACCCAGATGAAGAAGTAGCCGAGatgacaaagaaaaaacaatatgaaattcAG ACCTGTTGGAGTTCTGCCACAGGATGCACAAGTCCATGCAGGCTTCTTCCCACACCTGACAAAGAAGTAGATGAACCAGTTATAATGAATACAGGAAGCTGCATGCAGTATAGGTTTAAAAACATCTTCGTCACTCCTGTAAGGTCTTCTCCGCTACCAGTTCTGGG cTGGGCCAACAAAGATGATGTGTGGAATAATTTGCTTAAGAAAGACAGGACATACCTGCGTGACAAACACTTTATGGAAAGGCATCCACATCTCCAACCAAAAATGAGGGCCATACTACTTGACTGGCTAATGGAG GTGTGTGAGGTCTACAAACTTCACAGGGAGACATTTTACTTGGCCCAGGATTTCTTTGACCGTTTTATGGCAACACAGACGGACGTTGTCAAAACCCGGTTACAGCTTATCGGCATTGCCTCGCTGTTTGTTGCTGCAAAGTTGGAG GAAATATATCCTCCCAAACTGTACCAGTTTGCCTATGTTACTGATGGTGCTTGTACAGAAGATGAAATCCTTGATATGGAGCTTATAGTAATGAAG GAGTTGAAGTGGAGTTTGAGTCCCTTGACGACTTTATCCTGGCTCAACATTTACATGCAAGTTGCATACCTGAAGGAAAACACAGAAACAAGCAAACTGTTGATTCCACACTATCCACAGGCGACATTTGTGCAAATAGCAGAG CTTATGGACCTGTGTGTGCTGGATGTCGGGTGTTTGGAATATGCATATGGAGTGTTGGCTGCGTCAGCTTTGTTTCACTTTTCGTCACTTGAACTTGTGCAGAAAGTTTCAG GTTTTGAATGGAGAGACATCGAGGAGTGTGTGAGGTGGATGGTGCCCTTTGCCATGTCAATAAGGGAAGTGGGCAGCTCTGGATTAAAGAAGTTCAAAGGCATCTCTCCAGAGGACACGCACAACATACAGACTCATTCCGTTCTCCTGGAGTGGCTG gaCCGAGCTTCTGCTCATCGGGCAGTCTGTTCAGAGAAGGGCCGAAACTCTCCAGTGCCCTCTGGCGTTCTCACCCCTCCTCAGAGTAGCGAGAAAACTGAGATGCTGAAGTCCTGA